A window of Glycine soja cultivar W05 chromosome 13, ASM419377v2, whole genome shotgun sequence genomic DNA:
ttataacctattctatacatatatataaattctatattaattttaagtagACATACTTTTTTTTCGTTTAATTACTCCTTCAAATGGCATCGATGCTCTGCAACTatacttttttctatttaaaaaagtgacacattataaattaacttctctcattcaataaaaataataataatgacaaaagatcaaataaacaatttatatatttgtcatttcaatttcgtgtgttaaaaaaatggacatatttacttaaataaaaaaaactatggaaaaaatattagagacacaaataaataaataaaactgacCCATGCtgaggaaaaaaaagttaaatggataaactaaaattaagacATATgtcaagaatttaatttaaatgcatATAAACAGCCatatattcagaaaaaaaatattaaactaaaataaatatgcaaGTCAGCCCatagaaagataaaattataatatatcaaatttaacataataaagtatAATAGTGCAATAAAAATACGAATACAGAAGCGCAGCATTGCCCCGCGCCTATGTTTTCGCTAGGATTATTTCCCTAAGAAATTGATTAATGTACCTTTCTACAATGCTgccataatttatataaattagtaGGGGTGTTCACGGCTTGATTCATGCCGATCTTTGATCAAATTTAGaaatcaatccaattaaatttgatCAGTTTGTTTAAAATTCAACTCAACTCATTCATAAAACAGTTTTCTTAGAATTCCTATTTTACATCATGATTCATCCAAAtatctaatataattaatataatattattaaatatctgGAAGtaataaattgattaatttaatatcatcaacataatattctaaattagactaatacaaattaaaataaaatatattttaacgaGATATACTATACTTTGAATCATAACTATTTTCTACAAACTAAtttaatatcatcaatataatattttaaattagactaatacaaattaaaataaaatatattttaacgaAATATACTATACTTTGAATCATAATTATTTCCTACAAACTAATTTTTCGTAATAAGTTTTGCTCGAACGAGACTTACTACAATCATACTTTgaaacaaatgaataaaatataatttattaatattataagcatgataaaacaataaatatgaaaaaaggtaaaacaaataataatatatatgaaagtCTTTAAGAAATTTCAACACTTATAGTTTCAAGTATTTAAAGTCAAATAACTTAGTACCACACTTTggattcttaaattatttttagtactttatatatatatatatatatatataaatattatattttaaaattacggGTCCGatcaacaaatttataaatCTAAACTCGTGACTGGATTTATAAATGAATGATTTTTATTGATTCCATCTGATTTTAacccaaatatataaataatacatcATATAAACTATTTGAATTCAATTGGATCAATTTAACTTTGCAGGTGACCCATGTCATAAATACCCCTATAAATTAGTTTAAGtataaaagaaagataagaaattAATCTAGTGATAAAGATACGGACACACCTACATAATAACGCCTGGTCTGGTCGTGCCTGTGTTTTCGCTGTTAGTAATAACACATATAAAGCAATACAGTTCAAAACAAATTAGGATATACTTTAGTTGAGGGCTAGGCAAGCGGCAAGGAGGTTCGCATCTCAGCCACATACATCGAAATCGGACGGTTGGCATTACTTGGGCAAATCTATTTAAGTTGAGGGCGCCTTTGACTGAGTCTTCACTCAGTCTCTCGCTCTCTTTACAAACGGATATCTTCTATTGTTTCAAAAACCCTTTCAAGTTTTAACTCCAAAAGCCAAATCAAGAATGCCTCAGCTGCAGAGGAGAAACACGCGTACTCGTTGGACCGAAGAGGAACACAGGTATGTGTGTCAAAGAAAGAAAgtttaattctttttgtgtttcGTTCTCTCTTTTCAATTTTTGGAATGAGTTTTAATGATTGTTTCTTTCTGTTTTGACTGTAGAAAACTCTTGAATCAATTGCCTTaaatcttttctcttcttcttggtGGCAGTTTAgattaaatgttaatttatgGTTTTAACAATTCTAGGgtggtaaaaaaattatagccgTTTAATCTATGGGCATTTGAATTATAACCCTaagctttttcttcttttctcaatTTCCCTTCTTCCGCTGGAATTTCCCCTTCTCCGACacaaaatcaaacaattttCTATGTTGTCGTACCTCGGAGTCCTAGAAGTTGCAAAGGGAGTGTGCTGTGGAAGGTGGCACCAAGAACCGCGAAGAGAGAAATTGGTAGGGTTAAAttgggaaagaaggaaaaaagaaaacatatctCAGGCCTTCATTTAAAGGATAATAGTTTAGCTattgcttttgtttttcaaatttttaagttttgatTCATCTACTGTTAATAAGCttcttgagatttttttttctttgtgtgAAACAATTGAACACAAAATTCACCCCTCGTGGATAAGTTACAATTTTGTTATGATGAACACTTGCCCTCTGGTTTCTGTTTTGGTTATGCTACAATGTGGGGTAGTTCATGCTTTTCTTATAATGTGTATGGTGGTTACAATGTGGGATATTTGTGGTTGTGGCTTGCAGGGCTGGTCTCCTCTTGTATCTTTGTATATGCCAACATTCTCCTTGTGGTTCCAGCccttgtttttcattttctctcttacAGTAGTTGCATAGAATATATAGATTGGTTGGGTTCAATTTGTAAGCATTGCTATTTCTGTGCTTTGCTGCTCGGTTTAGAGGAATATTTTCTCTATCTTATGTACCTTGTTTTTCAAATATTCACTATCTTTTAACCTTTTTGTGACAGGTTATTTCTTATTGGGATGGAGAGATTTGGTAAAAGTAATTGGACAAACATTGCACAACATGTTGTGTTGACAAAAACTCCCTCCCAAGTTGCTAGCCACGCCCAAAAGTTTTTCCTCCACCATAGTAGTGTCAAACAAAGCAAAAGACAGAGGAAAATCCCCAGCATACACGACATAACCCTGGTCTCACAACCAGTTTCCCAACACAACCCAGTAAATGATCAATTAGCAGAGAAACTGCATGTGGTTCCCTCACAACAATTGACAGACTTTGAAGGTTGCTTGGCAATTCACCTCAATGACCAGCTGAGTAGGCCTCCCTCAACAATGGCACAAGATCTGCAAATTCAGCAATTGCCTCACTTCGTTGACCATGATAGCTGGGTTTCAACTCCAAATCAACAGGTTCCAAAATTACCCCACAATCTTCTTGACCAGGATAAGTGGATTCCTCCACTAGGTCTGCAAATTCACCAATTTTCTGACTTAATTGATGACCATATTGATTTGGCTCCTCTCCCTGATCTACTAGAGTTACCTCTCCCTTATCTACCCTTACCTCACCATCTTGACCAGGAGAAGTGGATTCCACCACAAGATCTGCAAACTCACCAACTGCCTCACTTCATGGATCATGATAACTGGGTTTCAACTCCAAATCAACAGTTTCCAGAATTACCCCACCATCTTCTTGACCAGGAGAACTGGACTCCTCCACTAGATCTGGAAATTCACCAATTTTCTGACTTCATTGATGATCCTCTTGATTTGGATCCTCTCCATGATCTGCTAGAATTACCTCTCCCTGATCTACTACTAAAATTGTCTCACCATCTTGACCAGGAGAAGTGGATTCCTCCACCAAATTCACCAATTTCCTGACTATCATCTCATTTGGGTTCCAACTCCAAATCAGCAATTACGTAATGACCTTGACAAACAGATGTTAGAAGAACTACAAGGGTTTTCTAGggacttttaaattaaaagcgTGGAGGAAGCTGCGGTAGTATCATAATTTGTGCTAAGTTGTTTCTTCTCATTTTTGGCAGTAAACATGACATACAGTATACTTAATCAGTTTGGAAAATGGATTAGTTttgcaattttgtaattgggtTGGGAGGTCCTAGGTTCCTTAAACTACCCGGCTTTGTACTCTTTCATCTCTGTTTATAATATCACAGATtcttatattcttttttctattctgTCAGTTTCTTTCTAATTCATTACTCCTCATGTCCAGTTCTATCATATTCATGTAACTAACTAGTAGTAGCTTTTTTTATACAAGAAAGTAACTATCTCCAAGCTTATCAATGTAAAGGCAAAGGGAGTTCCCATTTGGTAAAAGCAACCAAATTTCTGTTTAGAATAGATCCATTGTGCAACCAAAATGTTTCAGCTGAGTGGAGAAATtgtcgaaaaaaatgttagcacATAATTCCTCAACACTCTTCACACAATCTTCACTATCAGTATCATCGTTGGCCAAATCATCCTCACATTGTCCCAACACATAGAGACTGGTAGCTCCTAGTGTAGAACATATCTTTCGACCACTTTTCACATCATTTCCCACCATGCAAAACAGAGTCCCTTCTCACACTAACCCATGATCATCACTCTCTTAAACTGTAACAgctttaaataaattaacaagaGAAGTTGGTTCTCTGTATCCCTTCTCACACTAACCCATGATCATCACTCTCTTAAACTGTAACAgctttaaataaattaacaagaGAAGTTGGTTCTCtgtattcaattttgttttgtacttgtattgtatttttttgtgtaatttcTTGTTATTTGAAGTGTTCAGGTGTGAAAATAAAGTTACGAAGATATTATAAAGTAAGGGGCATAACTCGCATATTCAGATTATTTGAACATTTTTTGAATTTGTAGTTGTTAATGGTGAATTGCCTGTTGATGCAGTCTAATCTGCTGATACTTCAACATGGTCAGAAGTGGAAAGGCCCTGACGATAAGAGCTCAGTTATAACTCCTGAACTGTTTCCTAAGTTGCTGAAGGATCACTTATTCTTATTCTTGGTAAAACATTATAACACAGACAAATATAAAATGGAGCAGCTTActggaatatttttttactatccaAATTTAATCTCCTCTCCATTTTGAAAAAAGGAAATTTCAATATTAAGATAATATAGTATTCACCTTTGAAAAAATTGGATTTGCTTCCAGAACTCAGATTTTAATAAGGTGGGAATGTGGTATCATTGTTGCCATGTATGGTATGGATGTTCTAGGACAGTCAAGTTCCTTTGATGTTTCCCTTTTTTAATCCCTTAGCTAAATGCTATCTTTTATTTTGTATCTTGTGATATGTGGTCCAAATTGCAGAACTTTCTTATGGAAGGTGCAGGTCCAATGTAGCATTGGCCTACTTCATATACTAGTTAATAGTTTATGATGTTTTTCCATTGATTTCAACTTGCTAGTGGATCTTAGTaacaagtcacttgactcaCTTGGTTATTGGATACTAGTTAAATGAATAAACACGAAGGTTGTCTTTCTCCAGCTTATTCTCCCTCTTTCTTGTTTTACACTGTTGATAAGTTTGCTCTCATCATACCCCTCGAACCTGTTGGTGGTTTAGTTGTTCATACTACAGAATTACTTCAAGGTCGGTTTCACCaaaaggttgcttcaacaaacaagcattgtttCTAGATTCATTCAAGATCAGTTTTTTCctcaaaacacattgtttccaacatatcaaggcactgataatcgattaccaggtaatcgattaccagaagacaagtttGCAAATCAGCTTCTTAAaagggtttgaaatttgaattttgaaagttgtaatcgattaccgttgatgtataatcgattaccagcaacggaactcttgaaattcaatttggaaagtcataacccttcaaaatataactatgtaatcgattaccagtgaaaaatttcagaaaaagttttttgaaaagacatatctcttcaaaccattttgaaaaggcacaaagggcctatatatgtgtgtctaatttcaaaaagcaagagagagatattctaaaagaacttcattgtcaaatgctctttcaacaactcttgggcaaacacttgcaaatctattgagagttcatccaggaacaTCAAACTatattatccactctaaaggagagaaatctttctgttcatctcagaaagtaagttgtattcaagagactggttgtctcttgaattgtgagtttcctgaacacaagggaaaatgattccttgggtgttcagaagttgtaaaaaggtgttttttacaaagttagtgaaaatctcaagtgggttgcttgaggactggacgtaggcacgggaagtagccgaactagtataaatcgagtttgcatttctctcttcccttatctcatttatgttattgcaatcaattttgtcttgcatgtttaaagaatattattaaattgattgttgtttctttttctgCATTCTGAGTCTATCCTTTAAAAAgggggggttaaaagtttgttagtgagaATTGTAAGACTTAATTCAACCCTCTGTCTTatgttattgaggccacttgtccaacaagtggtatcagagcttcattcttgtataaagtttaaaaactttaagaataattatggcttcatctaactttccatttcctgagaaattctattaataggccttttgttttcaatggaGATGATTATCACTATTGTAAAACCTGAACGCAgatctttattgaagccatagatttaaatatatgagaagccattgaaattggtCCCTTCATTCCTACAATTGTAGTGGTAAAtacaactatagaaaaacctagagaagaatgggataatgatgaaagaagaaaggagaagattcctccttagccccaaaatgtTACGAATGCGATCAACCTGGACACATGAGATTCGATTGTCctgtctttaaaagaagaatgaaaaaatccGACAAaaggaatttcaaagaaaagaaagcatacatcacttgGAAAGATAATGACATAAATTCTTCAAgtaattcagaaaataaaatcataaatctgggTCTCATGGAGAAAGACTTTGAAAGCAGAGAAGAGTTGACACATTGTGATAGTGGTTGCTCCAAACATATGGCGGAAGATGCATCAAAGATTATTCTTATTTCTCCCAAAGATAATGAATATATgatctatggagacaacaaacaaaggtaaaattgttggagttggaaaaataggtacgaatccCTCTACCaccataaaaataaatgttttacttattaatgatcttaagcatagtttattaaatatttatcaattatgtgataaaggccatttatccaacaagaggattttaatgtttgtttattttttattatttttgcctATGATTGTTAACTTCTTATTGagttttgatgtttgttttctacttgagttttgattgtccttgatgattatgattgatagttatgttgattgtctttgatgattgtttttgattgggttttgattgtctttgatgattgtgttagagagagttatgttgattgtctttgatgattacttttgatgattgttttttatgattattttttattgagttttgattgttttttatgattgcttttgattgagtttttgattgtctatgatgattgtgtttgagagttatgattgtctttgatgattgattttgatgattgtgtttgaaggttatgttgattattgattacttttgatgattattttttattattatatattttgattatttatactgaatatatatttttgtgagtgcaaaatagttagttttaagtccttttgatatcatttgattctcatataTTCAAACAAGCggtaacattttcttttggGCCAAGAAATGATACTTTAAACGATATGACATGTTctactcttttaattcattataaattgtttAATGTTATTCTCCTCTTtgctcatgatttgttttttatgttgacaaagggggagagatagataaaaaataagatagtaAGGAGACTTATCTATTTTtttgagacaatttttttatatataaaatcttcAACTGTTCCATATAAacaatcattgcaaaatcaaTGGAGAGTAAACTATACAAATagatattcttttgtttttactcctaacctacagatgattgtcattatcaaaaagggggagaatgtgaatcatgcaagTTTCAGGTTTTTGATGATGCTGAAAAGAAATTGCTTGATAATTAttctcatcatcaaaaaggaagagaatgtaaataatgcaggttttgatgatgctaagAAGAATTCACTTgctaatgattgtcatcataaaaaagggggagattatgaatgtatgaatacatgattttgatgatgtcaaagaataatcaaacaaggttgctttcatgatcacttcaacaaacattcaaaggctaagcattgcttcaagattaagacaaggttgcttcaacaaacaagtattgcttcaagattcattcaagatcagcttttgcctcaaaacacattgtttccaacatatcaaggcactggtaatcgattaccaagcagtgtaatcgattaccagaagacaagtttGCAAATCAGCTTCTtaaaaaggtttaaaatttgatttttgaaagttgtaatcgattaccattgatgtgtaattgattaccagcaatggaactcttgaaattcaatttaaaaagtcataacccttcaaaatataattgtgtaattgattaccagacacctgtaatcgattaccagtgagaaattttagaaaaaaacattttgaaaagacacatctcttcaaaccattttgaaaagaccgaagggcctatatatatgtgtgcctgacttcaaaaagcaagagagagatattctaaaagaacttcattgtcaaatgctctctcaacaactcttgggaaaAGACTTgtaaatctattgagagttcatccaggaacatcaaattgtattatccactctaaaggagagaaatctttttgttcatctcagaaagtaAGTTGTATTCAAGAgacttgaattgtgagtttcctgaacacaagggaaagggattccttgggtgttcagaagttgtaaaaaggtgttttttacaaagttagtgaaaatctcaagtgggttgcttgaggactggacgtaggcacgagaagtggccgaaccagtataaattgagtttgcatttatctcttcccttatctcatttatgttattgcaattaattttgtctttcatgtttaaagaacattattaaattgattgttatttcttcttttgcattttgAGTCTATCCTTTAAAAAAggagttaaaagtttgttagtgggaattgtaagacttaattcacccccctgtcttaagttattgaggccacttgtccaacatttatgtcaagaaatattttaaaggtgaataatatttatgatgAAAAAGTAAGACATAGATGTAGATGATGTGTGAGAAGGCAGAAGATGGATGACCCATGCACTATCACACAATTATCTATGTATATTGTTGATAGACTCATATTTagtatattttcattattttaatgaGGGTTTCTATTTACCTCGTGGACTTGGGTAGAATCCTTCCGACAACTTCTAGGAATTTCAGTTGTTACCCATCCTTATGCTGCATTAGATATAGGATCTGTTGATTATCCTGATTATAGAGCAATCAATATGAAAGCATATGAGCTTGATATTTTTGAACCGTAGGTGTTCAAAATATTCTTTCCTTCCCAACTTGCCAGGTCCACTGAATTTCAAATTTGGACATTTCAACTATTTATACCACCAATACATGctgcttaatatttttttatatgatagcAAAGATTCATCTTATAGCCTGAACAAGCATAAACTTTATCCAGTCACTTCAAAGTATACACAGACATGACAACAAATCTACATAAGGGTGGAGAGACAGAATGAGAGGGAGAGAgtggagagatagagagagaaataGAAGAGGGATAGAGTGGAGAGCATGGTTGTTAAAATCGCGTTTTAAATCGTAAAATCTTACAATTTTACGATTCCACTAAGGTTTAACTAGTTAAATTGGAACCAGAATCGAAAATGGAGTAGACTCGTTTGATTTAGCGTAGACTCGGGCGAGTCTGGGTAGACTCACGATTCTACTCCGAGTCCGTGGGTTTATGAAAACCCGAAACGGTGTCGTGCTGGTGCAAAGCTACTCACTTACAAAGTGACTCTATCTACTCACTCTGCCTTGTTGAAGTTTGGTTTGGGTGCTGAGCTACTCGTGTCGGCGTCACAGTGGTCTTCGTCATCGCTAGCCCTCACTCGCGACTCTGTCTGACTGGTGTCGTGCTAGACTGCTGGTCCTCATCATCGCAGAACACTCGTCGAAAGCCCTCACTTGTCGAAAGCCCTCATTTTCTCCTGAGCTACTCGCGTCATGCTGGATTGCTGCTCCAAGCTTTGCTCCATGATGCtaaggtaattttttttctcctttataGTCATAAAAAACCAGGGTCATAAGATTTGAACCCTTCTTCCTCGAACATTCTGCAAAAAGTTGCCCGTTTTGAACTTGTTTCTTCACACTTTACAAGACTATTTTTTCGCATCTGTTCCAAGTTCATAGTCTACTAATTTTATTATCTAATTTgttatttcctttttctattaatttcacaatcatctttcattttttacttcattAATATGTTTTGTTTGCTCTTAGATTGATAGTTGTTGTGTGTGTAAGCTGTGACTAATTAGTTATTGTTTACATTAATTTCTTTAACTATGGTTTTCTTAGTATTTGtgtagtataaattatttagtttgcGTAGTATTTAAAATGGTTGTCATCCCACTTCTCGCTATAGCATTATCAAAGTTGGCTGCTACGCACTGCCAATCCGAGATTGATAACCATGTCTTATTAATTGAATTTCTTCCATTATATTTGAGATCTCTGTCAATTTGTAGTGGATGCTCTAAAAATGAAGGAAAGTGTTGCCTAAAGAAAGCCTGTGATAAGTTCTAATAGCTTTGCATTAGAAAGCAAAATAAATGGGAGCAATGAGAAGAAAGCAGTTTAGGGTATATGATTAAGCTGCTGTGGAAGATTCTGAATGAGAGACTTTACCAATTTGTTAAGATACTTTGGATCATTGAGCATGATGTagtatcttttatttaaatgatagGATCTTAGTTAATAGTTGCTAACTCAAATTCTAAAATTTCCCAAAAATCCTACAATTTAATTGTTCTTACAAACTTGGAAAGTAGTCTTTAGAAAGGGAATGCATTAGGAGGATAAAAGCATGTTGCCCTACTAATTTCCAAGAGGATGGGAGAAGAAAATTAGGAATTACCCTCTATCCCTCTATAGATCAATTATTGAATGTGTTTGACTACTTGCCTGTGTGTAGGTATTGCATGCACCCTTTATATATTGTTAAGCTCCTCTTAGAGCAGAACCAGATACCTGATGTTGATACATAATATGAGTGCTAATATTTTGCTAAGCTTGGTGGGATCTTAGTTTAATGTTTACAGTTTAGTGTTTGATTTTTACTGCTTTTAGCACACGAAtaacaaaatcattaaaaaaaattactttctcaGATCTGGTTTTGTCATTTGAAAGAATGCAATAATCAGTCATCCTATGCCCTTATTGAGAATTTTAGATATTGGATGGAGAAAGGGTCAAGGTTCAAAATATGGAATCAGACTGATATAACTCGCAACATTCATTAATGTTGTTCTCGTTGTTTATCCAGTTTCCATCATGTCAGCATTTATGTGTGATGTGTCCATTCCTAGAAAATTGGTCACACGCACACACAATACTTTaagaaaatcatatatttcaaaGTAATATATAGTGGATTTTTGTAGTAAGGTTATTTTGTGTTAATGTCAggcaaaaaaaatgtgtttgatgGGAAACTGATTAACTTTTTTGGCCACGTAGAACTACATTTTACGGATTACATTTTCACCCACCTTAGTCATTATTTAATTCTTGAAATATTCTTAGTTTTCTGATTTAATGTTTGAGAGCTTATAGCTTTGGTGAACAATTTATCTTACGCATTCGTGATTGTATTGtctctcaaaacatgtttgtgATGTACCACTTTAAGGTAGAAGCCTTTTTGTTTTGGCATTCTTGGAccgaatattattttttgtttactatcatatatcataaataacttttgtttgtttagttCTTTGTTATTAGTTTGTTATAATGAGCGGAAGTGGACCCAATTCAAGTGGTGGAGATACAATTGTGGGTGGCTCTTCTTCGGTTGcatgaagaaaatacaaaaatgcCCCTGGGAATAGGACTGATATTGGGTGGAAACATGGATTGATGTTGATGGCAATggtaagaaattcaaatgcaagTGTTGTTCAAAGATTGTGAGTGGTggagtttttttattcaagcgCCATTTTGCTGGGACTAGAGAAGATTCTGAGCCTTGTGCTATGGTGCCGGATGAGATCAAATTGCTAATGATGAAAATTGTTGCTGAATCTAAagcaacaaaagaaaagaaaaggagattGAATAGtattgatgaagatgaagaaaggGCTGAGGGGGTGGAGGCAACCAACTTGCAAGGACAAAGGGGTTTTggttcaaaaggaaaaaaaggtaGTGCAAGTAGTGGAAGTGGCAATGTTCGAGCAACTTTGAAtcaattgatgaaaaaaaaagagaaacctTTAGTTGATGCTCAAGTTGCtgaatttttttacacaagTGTCATTCCATTCAATGCTATCAAAAATCCTGCATTTTTAAAGATGTGTCAGATGATCGGGAAATATGGACCTGGCTATAGACCTCCATCTTATCATGATGTTAGAGAGAAGTTGTTGAAACAAGCAGTGCAGAAAACTGATGATAGTTTGCAAGAGTTTAGGGATGAGTGGAAGAGAACTGGTTGTTCAATAATGTTTGATGGGTGGACAGATAAAAAGAGACGTTCAATTTGTAACTTTTTGGTGAGTAGTCCAAAAGGAACAATATTTTTGTATTCCTTAGACACTTATGACATCTCAAAAACAACTGACAAAGTTTTTAAGATGTTAGATGATGTTGTCAAATTTGTTGGAGAAGAGAATGTAGTTCAAGTGATTACTGATAATGTTGCGAATTTCAAAGCAGCAAGAGAATTGTTGATGCATACTCAGCCGCATTTGTATTGGATTTCATGTGTTGCCTATTGCATTGATTTGATACTTGAGGACTTGCAGAAACATTTGAAGGTTCATGAAGTTACTATAAAGAAGGGAAGAAAGATAACAACTTATATATATGGTAGAACAATGCTTATTAGCATGCTCAAGAAGTACACAAATGGTAGGGACTTGGTTAGACTAGGTATGACTAGATTTGTAACTGCTTACTTGACTTTAGCTTGTCTCCATGAAATGAAAGCATCTTTGATGAGGTTGTTCA
This region includes:
- the LOC114381887 gene encoding probable transcription factor At5g61620, which codes for MPQLQRRNTRTRWTEEEHRLFLIGMERFGKSNWTNIAQHVVLTKTPSQVASHAQKFFLHHSSVKQSKRQRKIPSIHDITLVSQPVSQHNPVNDQLAEKLHVVPSQQLTDFEGCLAIHLNDQLSRPPSTMAQDLQIQQLPHFVDHDSWVSTPNQQVPKLPHNLLDQDKWIPPLGLQIHQFSDLIDDHIDLAPLPDLLELPLPYLPLPHHLDQEKWIPPQDLQTHQLPHFMDHDNWVSTPNQQFPELPHHLLDQENWTPPLDLEIHQFSDFIDDPLDLDPLHDLLELPLPDLLLKLSHHLDQEKWIPPPNSPIS